From the genome of Streptomyces sp. S4.7:
CCCACGGCGGCCTATGTCCAGCACCACCTCGGTGCGGCCGGCACGGCGGCGTTCGACGTCAACGCGGTCTGCTCGGGCACGGTGTTCGCGCTGTCCTCGGTGGCGGGCACTCTGGTGCACCGGGGCGGCTACGCGCTGGTCATAGGCGCCGACGTCTACTCACGCATCCTCGATCCGGCCGACCGCAGGACGGTCGTGCTGTTCGGGGACGGGGCGGGCGCGATGGTCCTCGGGCCGACCGGCAAGGGCCCGGTCGTCCGGCGGGTCGCGCTGCACACCTTCGGCGACCTCACCGGACTGATCGGAGTGCCCGCGGGCGGCAGCCGGCGCCCCCTCGACGCGGCCGGACTCGGCGCCGGTCTCCAGTACTTCGCGATGGACGGGCGCGAGGTGCGCCGCTTCGTGGTGGAACAACTGCCGCAGCTGACCAAGGGGTTCCTCCACGAGGCGGGTGTCGAGGCCACCGACATCAGCCACTTCGTGCCGCACCAGGCCAACGGGGTGATGCTCGACACCGTTTTCGAGGAGCTGCACCTGCCGCGGGCCACCATGCACCGCACGGTCGAGACGTACGGCAACACCGGAGCGGCCTCCATCCCGATCACGATGGACGCGGCCGTCCGCTCCGGTTCCTTCCGGCCGGGCGAGCTGGTCCTGCTGGCCGGCTTCGGCGGTGGCATGTCCGCGAGTTTCGCCCTGATCCAGTGGTAGCGGCCCGCGAGCGGCGGACTGGCGGCGGCGCGCTGTAGGGAACGTGCGGGGGTGGCGGCGGGGCCCCGGTACGGGTGACCCGTACGCTCACCCCACCGCTG
Proteins encoded in this window:
- a CDS encoding ketoacyl-ACP synthase III; its protein translation is MSDVTIHVLGTGAYVPERIVSNDEVGAPAGVDDDWITRKTAIRERRWAADGQATSDLATAAGLAALKCAGISPEQLTVIAVATSTPDQPQPPTAAYVQHHLGAAGTAAFDVNAVCSGTVFALSSVAGTLVHRGGYALVIGADVYSRILDPADRRTVVLFGDGAGAMVLGPTGKGPVVRRVALHTFGDLTGLIGVPAGGSRRPLDAAGLGAGLQYFAMDGREVRRFVVEQLPQLTKGFLHEAGVEATDISHFVPHQANGVMLDTVFEELHLPRATMHRTVETYGNTGAASIPITMDAAVRSGSFRPGELVLLAGFGGGMSASFALIQW